In a single window of the Helicoverpa zea isolate HzStark_Cry1AcR chromosome 9, ilHelZeax1.1, whole genome shotgun sequence genome:
- the LOC124633208 gene encoding hydroxysteroid dehydrogenase-like protein 2 isoform X1: protein MSLVANTGKLAGRTLFITGASRGIGKAIALKAAKDGANVVIAAKTADPHPKLPGTIYTAAEEIEALGGKALPCIVDVRDEKQVQKAVDEAVKKFNGIDILVNNASAISLTGTADTDMKRYDLMHNINTRGTFLASKLCLPLLKASNHAHILNLSPPLNMNPYWFSLHVAYTMAKYGMSMCVLGMAEEFKEFNIGVNALWPKTAIATAAIEMLTGTSSTSRKVDIVSDAAYVMLCKDPKTYTGNFAIDEDVVKSVGVKDLTPYACDPKNVDNLLLDGFLDAPESLTHHKATVSSANRARQYHTSAVNYKEKEAAGDGQIPTLFASISKVLSSDLVQKTQAIYQFNVKGKEEGVWHIDLKNGDGVCGQGEPKNPPDATLTMDGQHFAEMFAGKLKPTTAFMMGKLKIKGDIQKAMKLEKMMKSLQKKK, encoded by the exons ATGAGTTTAGTAGCTAACACCGG GAAATTGGCTGGCCGGACGCTGTTCATTACTGGCGCGTCTCGTGGTATTGGTAAGGCTATTGCTTTGAAGGCGGCTAAGGATGGCGCGAACGTTGTGATTGCCGCAAAAACAGCTGACCCGCATCCGAAGCTCCCGGGAACTATTTACACGGCAGCCGAGGAGA TTGAAGCCCTCGGAGGCAAGGCCCTGCCATGCATTGTAGATGTGAGAGACGAGAAGCAGGTCCAAAAGGCTGTGGATGAGGCTGTCAAGAAG TTCAACGGCATTGACATCCTGGTGAACAATGCTTCTGCCATCTCGCTGACCGGCACCGCCGACACTGATATGAAGAGATACGACCTCATGCACAACATCAACACCAGGGGGACTTTCTTGGC GTCCAAGCTGTGCCTGCCGCTTCTGAAGGCGAGCAACCATGCACACATCTTGAACCTCTCCCCACCTCTCAACATGAACCCTTACTG GTTCTCCCTCCACGTGGCGTACACTATGGCTAAGTACGGCATGTCGATGTGTGTGCTCGGCATGGCGGAGGAATTCAAGGAGTTCAACATCGGCGTCAACGCTCTGTGGCCTAAGACTG CGATCGCGACTGCTGCCATCGAGATGCTGACTGGCACGAGCTCCACCAGCCGCAAAGTTGACATCGTCTCCGACGCCGCATACGTCATGCTTTGCAA AGACCCCAAAACCTACACAGGCAACTTTGCCATCGACGAGGATGTCGTGAAGTCCGTTGGCGTCAAGGACTTGACCCCCTATGCTTGCGATCCCA AGAACGTCGATAACCTATTACTGGACGGTTTCCTGGATGCTCCCGAGTCGCTAACGCACCACAAGGCTACCGTTTCTTCGGCCAATCGCGCCAGACAGTACCATACTTCTGCCGTTAACTACAAGGAAAAG GAAGCTGCGGGAGACGGTCAGATCCCAACTTTGTTCGCTTCCATAAGCAAAGTTCTATCATCAGATCTCGTACAGAAGACTCAAGCCATCTATCAGTTCAATGTTAAAG GTAAGGAGGAAGGAGTATGGCACATTGACCTCAAGAACGGCGACGGCGTGTGCGGCCAGGGCGAGCCCAAGAACCCGCCAGACGCGACACTCACCATGGACGGACAGCACTTCGCAGAAATGTTTGCTG GTAAGCTGAAGCCAACCACCGCATTCATGATGGGCAAATTGAAGATCAAGGGAGATATCCAGAAGGCAATGAAATTAGAGAAAATGATGAAATCGCTCCAGAAGAAGAAGTAA
- the LOC124633208 gene encoding hydroxysteroid dehydrogenase-like protein 2 isoform X2, translated as MSLVANTGKLAGRTLFITGASRGIGKAIALKAAKDGANVVIAAKTADPHPKLPGTIYTAAEEIEALGGKALPCIVDVRDEKQVQKAVDEAVKKFNGIDILVNNASAISLTGTADTDMKRYDLMHNINTRGTFLASKLCLPLLKASNHAHILNLSPPLNMNPYWFSLHVAYTMAKYGMSMCVLGMAEEFKEFNIGVNALWPKTAIATAAIEMLTGTSSTSRKVDIVSDAAYVMLCKDPKTYTGNFAIDEDVVKSVGVKDLTPYACDPNNKDNLLPDFFLDLPHMTKETKAKTEAAGDGQIPTLFASISKVLSSDLVQKTQAIYQFNVKGKEEGVWHIDLKNGDGVCGQGEPKNPPDATLTMDGQHFAEMFAGKLKPTTAFMMGKLKIKGDIQKAMKLEKMMKSLQKKK; from the exons ATGAGTTTAGTAGCTAACACCGG GAAATTGGCTGGCCGGACGCTGTTCATTACTGGCGCGTCTCGTGGTATTGGTAAGGCTATTGCTTTGAAGGCGGCTAAGGATGGCGCGAACGTTGTGATTGCCGCAAAAACAGCTGACCCGCATCCGAAGCTCCCGGGAACTATTTACACGGCAGCCGAGGAGA TTGAAGCCCTCGGAGGCAAGGCCCTGCCATGCATTGTAGATGTGAGAGACGAGAAGCAGGTCCAAAAGGCTGTGGATGAGGCTGTCAAGAAG TTCAACGGCATTGACATCCTGGTGAACAATGCTTCTGCCATCTCGCTGACCGGCACCGCCGACACTGATATGAAGAGATACGACCTCATGCACAACATCAACACCAGGGGGACTTTCTTGGC GTCCAAGCTGTGCCTGCCGCTTCTGAAGGCGAGCAACCATGCACACATCTTGAACCTCTCCCCACCTCTCAACATGAACCCTTACTG GTTCTCCCTCCACGTGGCGTACACTATGGCTAAGTACGGCATGTCGATGTGTGTGCTCGGCATGGCGGAGGAATTCAAGGAGTTCAACATCGGCGTCAACGCTCTGTGGCCTAAGACTG CGATCGCGACTGCTGCCATCGAGATGCTGACTGGCACGAGCTCCACCAGCCGCAAAGTTGACATCGTCTCCGACGCCGCATACGTCATGCTTTGCAA AGACCCCAAAACCTACACAGGCAACTTTGCCATCGACGAGGATGTCGTGAAGTCCGTTGGCGTCAAGGACTTGACCCCCTATGCTTGCGATCCCA ATAACAAAGACAATTTGCTACCCGACTTCTTCCTGGACCTACCCCATATGACAAAGGAAACGAAAGCTAAAACG GAAGCTGCGGGAGACGGTCAGATCCCAACTTTGTTCGCTTCCATAAGCAAAGTTCTATCATCAGATCTCGTACAGAAGACTCAAGCCATCTATCAGTTCAATGTTAAAG GTAAGGAGGAAGGAGTATGGCACATTGACCTCAAGAACGGCGACGGCGTGTGCGGCCAGGGCGAGCCCAAGAACCCGCCAGACGCGACACTCACCATGGACGGACAGCACTTCGCAGAAATGTTTGCTG GTAAGCTGAAGCCAACCACCGCATTCATGATGGGCAAATTGAAGATCAAGGGAGATATCCAGAAGGCAATGAAATTAGAGAAAATGATGAAATCGCTCCAGAAGAAGAAGTAA